A stretch of DNA from Longimicrobiaceae bacterium:
TGTTCTGGGGTGGCGTGCTGGCCGCAATCGTCCCAACGCTGCTCGCAATCCTGCTCTTCGGAAGCATCTTGGCCGCTGCGGCAGGTTCTATCCGTCACTAGTCACCGAAGTTGAACTCGAAAGGGAGAGCGGCATGAACGGAAGAGCAGGGAGACGCTTCGGTCCGAACGGCGACATCGGCGGAGGCACCACGCGCGCTGGACACCTGGGCAGCGGCGTTGGGCGAAACGGTGGGGCTTTGGCACTGGTAGCAGGGACGTACCGCAGCGGGACGGGTCGGAATGGCGGCTCCGGGAGTGTTTCGTGAGCGGGGGAGGCTTCGGAACCGGGAACGTACGGGGGCGTAACGGCGGGGCCGCGGGATCTGGCGACCGTACGATCCGTGGTGGAAACTGCACCATTCAAAACGCTGGATGACCAGTTATACCAATCCGGTTGAATGACTGTGCATTCTTCGGAGCAAGACGGTGCGAACGCTCGTAGACAAACCGCACAATGCACAGTTGATCGCCTGTATTGGTATTACATCGTCGTTGAGGTAGCCCCTGGCACCTGTGTTCGGTGCCGGGGGCTCCGCGCGTCTGCGGGGCAATATCGGTGACAGGCGTGGCTAAGGTTAACTCGTCTATGGTGCGGACGTTTGAATAGGGCGAGGGAGTCCAAAGTCAGCCGCAGTTCCACTACACCGCTCAACTCCGACGCACAATTACCAGTCTTCAGCGGCGCAGGCGCGAGGTCAGAACCAGACCGCCACGCCGCCGTGGTGGGAGCAGGTGCCGCGGCGGTGCGCGCTGTAGGAGAGCCAGCCGTCGCGGCAGCGCGCGGTTGCGCCCGCGTGGTCGGACTCGGACGCGCGAGGTGGCTCGGGAGCGCGGCGGGTGGTGCGGGCGCGGGGTGCGTAGGTGCGGATGTTGTCGCTGGGGCGGTAGACGTAGCCCTCTACGCGGCCCGAATAGTCGTAGACCGGCGCCCAGCCGTGCGCGTCCTTCGCCCCCACGCGTACGGCTTCGCCGCGGCCCAGCGTGCGGACAAGGCTGCTGGACCTGTCCGGCGCCACCCGGATGTTGACCTCGGAGTGGACGTACAGGTTGTCGGCGGATTCCGCGGGCGCGTTGGATGCGGTCGCGGCGGTGGACGCGCGGGGGTAGCTGGGCGGGTCGGGCGCGTGGGAGAGGGAGCCCAGGCACGTGGCGAACATGGCCAGGAAGAGCAATCCCGCGCAGCCGAGGCAGCCGTCCGATGCGGCCGAGCTGCCGCCTTTGCGTCTGCGTCCCATCCGACGTTCCTTCCAATCAAAAGTGCCGTGCGCTGTGGATGATCGTCCGCGCGATGCCGGGTTATCGGGCAGGCTATCCCAAGCTGTGGATCGGTGTGGGCGGTATTTTGGACGGTCCGGAAGAGGATCTTTCGCGCACGAACAAGAGTTTACGCCGCGGGGCGGCGGATGCAACGTTCTTCTTCGCCGTAAGGCAGATGGATGAGGAGCGGGACGTCGTCCTCCAGATGCCGTGCGGAAACTCGCAGGGGATGGACACCGTACGCCAGCCCGGATAGAATCACCGCGCGGACTGGATTGGCCTCGCTCCTTCCGCCGGCACTCTCGCTGGCTGGCCATCTTCCGGCTCGCACGCCTCGCGGCTCCACGCCGCATCCCGCGCCCCGCATCTCCCCGCATGACGTTTCCCAGCGACAGCACGGCCGGCATCCCATCTCCCGAATCGAACACGGCGCTGCTCGCGGACGAGGGGCGCGAGTGGGTGGTGGACGCGCACGGCTGCGACCCGGCGGCGCTCGCGGACCTGCATCTCCTGAAGTCGCTCTTCGACCGGATGGTGGCGGACCTGTCGCTGCGGCCGGTGGCGGAAGCGGCATGGCACCGCTTTCCCGGCCCCGGCGGCATCACCGGGCTGTGGCTGCTCGCGGAGTCGCACCTGGCCTGCCACACCTTCCCCGAGCACGGGTCGATGTGCCTCAACCTGTTCTGCTGCCGCGCGCGGCCGGAGTGGGACTACGCCGCGGGGCTGGCGGAGATGTTCGGCGCCACGCGCGTGACGGTGCGCGCGCTGGACCGCCGCTACGCCGCAGCCGGGTGAGGCGCCGGTGACCGTGACCACCTCCAACTGCCCCAACTGCGGCGGCGAGATCCGGTTCCTGTGGCCGGGCGCGGTGCAGACCACCTGCCCGTACTGCCGCTCCATCCTGGTCCGCACCGACATCGACCTGCGCCGCGTGGGCGAGGTGAGCACGGTGCCCCCGTCCACCTCGCGCATCCGGATCGGCGCGCGGGGAAGCTACCGGGGCCGGGCGTTCACCGTCGTCGGCCGCATCGTGTACGAGTACGAGCGCGGGCGGTGGAGCGAGTGGCACCTGGGCTTCGCGGACGGCGCCAGCGGCTGGCTGTCGGACGCGCAGGCGGAGTACGCGGTGTCGTTCCTGGTGCCGGACCACGGCCCGCTGCCTGCGTCGGACCAGCTTCGCGCCGGCACCGAGCTGGAGCGCAACGGCGGCCGCTACCAGGTGAGCACCGTCACGCGGGCGCACTACGTCGCGGTCGAGGGCGAGCTGCCGTTCGAATACTGGGACGGCTCGGATTCCGTGTTCGTGGACCTGCGCGCGCCGGACGGCCGCTTCTCCACCATCGACTTCAGCGACGAGCAGCCGCTGCTGTACGACGGCGAGGTGGTGGGCTGGGACGACCTCCATCTCACGGGCCTGGCGGCGGAGGACGACGAGGTCACGCGCGTCCAGGGCACGGTCGGCTTCAACTGTCCCAAGTGCGGCAGCGCCATCGCCCTGCGCGACCCGGACAACACGGTGAACGTGGCCTGCGAGTCGTGCGGCACCGTGGTGGATGCCACGTCCGGCGCCGCGCGCATCCTGCAGGAGTACCTGGGGAAAGTACGCGTCAAGCCGCTCATCCCCCTCGGCACGTTCGGTACGCTGCACGGGCACAAGTGGCAGGTCATCGGCTTCCAGCAGCGAACCATGCGGGCCGAAGGGCACGACTACTCCTGGCGCGAGTACCTGCTGCGCAACCCGGAGCAGGGCTACCGCTACCTCACCGAGTACGACGGCCACTGGAGCGACGTGGCCCCGCTGCGCGGCGTGCCGGAGAAGAGCGGCGTGCTGGAGATGACGTACGCAGGCGAGACGTTCAAGCACTTCCAGACGGCGACGTCGCGCACCAGCTTCGTGCTGGGCGAGTTCCCCTGGCAGGTGCGGCTGGGCGACGAGGTGGAGGGGATGGACTACGTCAGCCCGCCCCGCATGCTCTCGCGCGAGGACGCGGACGGCGAGCAGACGTGGTCGGTGGGCGAGTACGTTACGGGAGATGCGGTCTGGCGCGCCTTCGGCCTGCCGGGCGAGCCGCCGAAGCCCAAGGGCGTCTTCGCCAACCAGCCGAACCCGAAGAAGGCTGGCCTGCGGTGGATCCGCACCGCCTTCGTACTCTCGGCCCTGCTGCTGGTGGGCGGCTGCCTGGCGCGCGTGTCCTCGGCCGGCCGCACGGTCACGGAGGAGCGCTTCGGCTACATTCCGGGCGGGCCCGCGGGGGGCGCGGTGGCGAGCAGCGAGTTCACGCTGGACGGCCGCACGTCGAACGTGGAGGTTGAGATTCGCACCAACCTGGACAACGGCTGGGGCTACTTCGACCTGGCGCTGATCGACGCGGAGCACGGCACGGCCAAGGAGGTGGGCCGCGAGGTCAGCTACTACCACGGCATGGACGAGGGCGAGTCGTGGTCCGAGGGCAGCGAGCACGAGTCGGTGACCATCCCCGAGGTGCCGCCCGGGCGCTACTTCCTGCGCATCGGCGTGGAGGCCCAGCAGCCGATGGGCTACACCGTGACCGTGAAGCGGGACGTGCCGGACGTGATCGCCTTCCTGGTGGTCTTCGTCCTCCTCGCCATCCCGTGGATCATCGCGGAGGTGGGGCCGTACTCGTTCGAGGTGGCGCGCTGGGCCGAGAGCGACCACCCCAAGACCAGCAGCTCCGACGACGACGACGACTGATGAGACGCATCCTCTACGTTCTGTACGCCGCCGGCCTCCTGGGCGCGCTGGGATGGACGGAGTACCGGGGGTGGGGCACCGAGCCCACCACCGAGGCCAAGGACGTGCCCCGCTCGGTGCGCAACAACCCCGGCGCCTACCGCCCGCACTACTTCTACGGCTCGGGCCGCTACCTCCACGGAAAGTGAGACACCGGTGAACTCTCCAGACTTCTTCAACCACCTGCTGGCGGCGCTCATCTACGCCGTGCTGGGCATCGTGATCCTGGTGCTCGGCTTCGTGCTGGTGGACAAGCTCACCCCCGGCTCCATGTGGGAGGAGCTGATGGTGAAGCAGAACGTCGCCCTGGGCGTCGCCACCGCCGGCATCGCCATCGGCCTCTCCATCGTCATCGCCGCCGCCATCGTCTGAGCGGTTCTCATCGGTAGATGGACGCGCATCCGCTCCGTCCGCCCGGTGGTCGCGTATCCACACCGCCCCCGCGTAGGGTGCGGACCTGC
This window harbors:
- a CDS encoding DUF3761 domain-containing protein, which translates into the protein MGRRRKGGSSAASDGCLGCAGLLFLAMFATCLGSLSHAPDPPSYPRASTAATASNAPAESADNLYVHSEVNIRVAPDRSSSLVRTLGRGEAVRVGAKDAHGWAPVYDYSGRVEGYVYRPSDNIRTYAPRARTTRRAPEPPRASESDHAGATARCRDGWLSYSAHRRGTCSHHGGVAVWF
- a CDS encoding DUF350 domain-containing protein is translated as MNSPDFFNHLLAALIYAVLGIVILVLGFVLVDKLTPGSMWEELMVKQNVALGVATAGIAIGLSIVIAAAIV
- a CDS encoding DUF4178 domain-containing protein, coding for MTVTTSNCPNCGGEIRFLWPGAVQTTCPYCRSILVRTDIDLRRVGEVSTVPPSTSRIRIGARGSYRGRAFTVVGRIVYEYERGRWSEWHLGFADGASGWLSDAQAEYAVSFLVPDHGPLPASDQLRAGTELERNGGRYQVSTVTRAHYVAVEGELPFEYWDGSDSVFVDLRAPDGRFSTIDFSDEQPLLYDGEVVGWDDLHLTGLAAEDDEVTRVQGTVGFNCPKCGSAIALRDPDNTVNVACESCGTVVDATSGAARILQEYLGKVRVKPLIPLGTFGTLHGHKWQVIGFQQRTMRAEGHDYSWREYLLRNPEQGYRYLTEYDGHWSDVAPLRGVPEKSGVLEMTYAGETFKHFQTATSRTSFVLGEFPWQVRLGDEVEGMDYVSPPRMLSREDADGEQTWSVGEYVTGDAVWRAFGLPGEPPKPKGVFANQPNPKKAGLRWIRTAFVLSALLLVGGCLARVSSAGRTVTEERFGYIPGGPAGGAVASSEFTLDGRTSNVEVEIRTNLDNGWGYFDLALIDAEHGTAKEVGREVSYYHGMDEGESWSEGSEHESVTIPEVPPGRYFLRIGVEAQQPMGYTVTVKRDVPDVIAFLVVFVLLAIPWIIAEVGPYSFEVARWAESDHPKTSSSDDDDD
- a CDS encoding S-adenosylmethionine decarboxylase → MTFPSDSTAGIPSPESNTALLADEGREWVVDAHGCDPAALADLHLLKSLFDRMVADLSLRPVAEAAWHRFPGPGGITGLWLLAESHLACHTFPEHGSMCLNLFCCRARPEWDYAAGLAEMFGATRVTVRALDRRYAAAG